Proteins encoded in a region of the Oryctolagus cuniculus chromosome 10, mOryCun1.1, whole genome shotgun sequence genome:
- the MC5R gene encoding melanocortin receptor 5 has translation MNSSSHLPFVDLNLNATEGNHSGPNVKNRSSPCEDMGIAVEVFLTLGLISLLENILVIGAIVKNKNLHSPMYFFVCSLAVADMLVSMSNAWETITIYLINNKHLVIADAFVRQIDNVFDSMICISVVASMCSLLAIAVDRYVTIFYALRYHHIMTARRSGVIIACIWTFCTGCGIVFIIYYESTYVIICLISMFFTMLFLMVSLYIHMFLLARTHVKRIAAAPGYTSVRQRTSMKGAITLTMLLGVFIVCWAPFFLHLILMISCPQNLYCSCFMSHFNMYLILIMCNSVIDPLIYAFRSQEMRKTFKEIICCHGFRIACRFPGRY, from the coding sequence ATGAATTCCTCATCTCACCTGCCTTTTGTGGACCTCAACTTGAATGCCACAGAAGGCAACCATTCTGGACCAAATGTCAAGAACAGGTCTTCGCCGTGTGAAGACATGGGCATTGCTGTGGAGGTGTTCCTGACTCTGGGGCTCATCAGCTTGCTGGAGAACATCCTGGTCATCGGCGCCATCGTGAAGAACAAGAACTTGCACTCTCCCATGTACTTCTTCGTGTGCAGCCTAGCAGTGGCTGATATGCTGGTGAGCATGTCCAACGCCTGGGAGACCATCACTATCTACTTAATCAATAATAAGCACCTGGTGATCGCGGATGCCTTTGTGCGTCAGATTGACAACGTGTTTGACTCCATGATCTGCATTTCCGTGGTGGCCTCCATGTGTAGTTTGCTGGCCATTGCGGTGGACAGATACGTCACCATCTTCTATGCCCTGCGGTACCACCACATCATGACAGCGAGGCGCTCTGGGGTGATCATCGCGTGCATCTGGACCTTCTGCACCGGCTGCGGCATCGTCTTCATCATTTACTACGAATCCACCTACGTCATCATCTGCCTCATCTCCATGTTCTTCACCATGCTCTTCCTCATGGTGTCTCTGTACATCCACATGTTCCTCCTGGCACGGACCCATGTCAAGCGGATAGCGGCTGCACCCGGGTATACTTCCGTACGGCAGAGGACAAGCATGAAGGGCGCCATCACACTCACCATGCTGCTGGGTGTGTTCATCGTGTGCTGGGCTCCCTTCTTCCTTCATCTCATCTTAATGATTTCGTGCCCTCAGAACCTCTACTGCTCCTGCTTCATGTCCCACTTCAACATGTACCTCATCCTCATCATGTGTAATTCCGTGATCGATCCTCTGATATATGCCTTCCGCAGCCAGGAGATGCGCAAGACCTTTAAAGAGATTATTTGTTGCCATGGCTTCAGAATAGCCTGTAGGTTCCCTGGCAGATATTAA